The following proteins are encoded in a genomic region of Phalacrocorax carbo chromosome 2, bPhaCar2.1, whole genome shotgun sequence:
- the LOC135311970 gene encoding fidgetin-like protein 1 — translation METPGRSALHLSDWQKSYFAVTSGACTPGQKADEYRAQILRVQYAWANSEISQACATNLFRKYAEKYSAIIDSDNIETGLNNYAENILTLAKCRQNDSDKWQSALTTDNVFGLKRVQERMQAGKNFRSSGVAPADACAPADKGLGASAAPGLPQLGVPSGAGETELCAGPAKCAGRGPDLLGQPSPAESPQSGVPAATETSAARPATSASFKEQLPTGFQATPLFGSKEAARGSSLKPSSSCRDGRHLSLPGQSATPAWSASSGKRRAFYGLADEGSAVAPSLAPCQASVGTETSSLSGSRNRDEESSVPGFRTAKEQLWVDQQKKSQHLPQRAPVASYGGVKKSLGAGRSRGPFGKFVPPVPKQDGNENGEAQCKPHARGPADPPPLVDERLRNIEPKMVELIMHEIMDHGPPVSWDDIAGVEFAKATIKEIVVWPMLRPDIFTGLRGPPKGILLFGPPGTGKTLIGKCIACQSGATFFSISASSLTSKWVGEGEKMVRALFAVARCQQPAVIFIDEIDSLLSQRGDGEHESSRRIKTEFLVQLDGAATSSEDRILVVGATNRPQEIDEAARRRLVKRLYIPLPEASARKQIVTRLMSKEHCSLSEGELDVIVKKSNGFSGADMAQLCREASLGPIRSLQATDIATIAPEQVRPIAFLDFESAFRTVRPSVSSKDLELYETWNQTFGCGGSSHPTCFSGTSP, via the coding sequence ATGGAGACCCCCGGCCGCAGCGCGCTGCACCTGAGTGACTGGCAGAAGAGCTACTTTGCTGTTACCTCTGGCGCCTGCACGCCCGGGCAGAAGGCAGATGAATACCGTGCCCAAATCCTGCGCGTACAGTACGCGTGGGCAAACTCCGAGATCTCTCAGGCCTGTGCCACCAACCTGTTTAGAAAGTATGCAGAGAAATACTCTGCAATTATTGACTCTGACAACATAGAGACTGGCTTGAATAACTACGCTGAAAACATTTTGACTTTGGCAAAGTGCCGGCAAAACGACAGTGACAAGTGGCAATCTGCCCTGACAACAGATAATGTATTTGGGTTAAAGCGTGTGCAAGAGCGGATGCAGGCTGGCAAAAATTTCCGAAGCTCTGGGGTGGCACCGGCAGATGCCTGTGCCCCAGCTGATAAAGGTCTCGGTGCCTCCGCCGCTCCAGGTCTTCCTCAGCTCGGCGTCCCCAGTGGCGCCGGAGAGACTGAACTCTGTGCTGGCCCAGCAAAATGCGCAGGTCGGGGACCCGATCTCCTTGGGCAGCCCTCACCGGCAGAGTCTCCTCAAAGCGGCGTGCCTGCTGCGACCGAAACTTCGGCTGCCCGTCCTGCCACCTCAGCCTCCTTCAAGGAACAGCTTCCTACAGGTTTCCAGGCAACTCCGCTGTTTGGAAGTAAAGAAGCGGCACGAGGCAGTTCTCTGAAACCGTCGAGCAGCTGTCGTGATGGACGACATCTGTCTCTTCCTGGTCAGTCAGCTACACCTGCCTGGTCCGCAAGttctggaaaaagaagagcGTTTTATGGCCTGGCTGATGAAGGCAGCGCGGTGGCTCCCAGCCTTGCCCCGTGCCAGGCTTCTGTTGGTACCGAAACCAGCAGTCTTTCAGGGAGCAGAAACAGAGATGAGGAGAGCAGCGTGCCTGGTTTTAGAACTGCAAAAGAACAGCTGTGGGTGGATCAGCAGAAGAAATCTCAGCACCTGCCCCAGCGTGCCCCAGTCGCCTCGTACGGAGGCGTAAAGAAGTCCCTGGGCGCAGGCAGATCTCGGGGTCCGTTTGGCAAGTTTGTTCCTCCGGTTCCAAAACAGGACGGGAATGAGAACGGAGAAGCGCAGTGTAAACCTCATGCGAGAGGGCCGGCGGATCCGCCGCCGCTTGTAGATGAGCGGCTGAGAAACATAGAGCCAAAAATGGTTGAACTCATCATGCATGAGATCATGGACCACGGGCCTCCTGTCAGCTGGGACGACATTGCCGGGGTTGAGTTTGCTAAAGCTACCATCAAAGAAATAGTGGTCTGGCCCATGCTGAGGCCAGACATCTTCACCGGGTTACGTGGTCCTCCAAAAGGAATTCTTCTCTTTGGCCCCCCTGGGACTGGCAAGACTCTTATAGGCAAGTGCATCGCGTGCCAGTCGGGAGCGACTTTTTTTAGCATCAGCGCCTCCTCTCTGACTTCCAAGTGGGTAGGCGAGGGGGAAAAGATGGTCCGTGCGCTGTTCGCTGTGGCACGATGTCAGCAGCCAGCAGTGATTTTCATCGATGAAATTGACTCGCTGTTGTCCCAGCGTGGAGATGGGGAGCACGAGTCGTCGAGACGGATAAAAACGGAATTTCTGGTCCAGTTAGATGGGGCAGCAACCTCCTCTGAAGATCGTATTCTAGTGGTCGGAGCAACGAATCGGCCCCAGGAGATCGACGAAGCTGCCCGGAGGAGACTAGTGAAGAGACTGTACATCCCTCTTCCAGAAGCCTCGGCCAGGAAGCAGATCGTTACCCGCCTAATGTCAAAGGAGCACTGCTCTCTAAGTGAAGGGGAGCTGGACGTCATAGTTAAGAAATCGAATGGATTTTCTGGGGCAGACATGGCACAGCTCTGCCGAGAAGCCTCTCTGGGCCCTATCCGCAGCCTCCAGGCGACGGACATTGCAACCATCGCACCAGAGCAAGTGCGGCCTATTGCTTTTCTGGACTTTGAGAGTGCCTTCAGAACGGTGCGGCCCAGCGTCTCCTCGAAGGACCTGGAGCTGTACGAAACCTGGAACCAGACGTTTGGCTGCGGTGGGTCGTCGCACCCTACCTGTTTCTCGGGAACGTCTCCTTAG